The following are from one region of the Halobacteriovorax vibrionivorans genome:
- a CDS encoding thioredoxin domain-containing protein encodes MTDIGFNRLKDEESTYLKQHKDNPVHWYAWGPEALTKAKEDNKPIFLSIGYSSCHWCHVMAEESFCDEETAKYLNEHFINIKVDREEHPDIDNYYQQACQLFTNGGGWPLSAFLMPNLRPYFVGTYFPKEAKGKSTAFKDVLKELVRAYNEEVETVTENSNKAFEAIEKGFISPEKVDFQGHFPHPNSVMDVLEQFKDNENGGFGEAPKFPQLAFYEWAIEQMLEGVVKKEHGEHIIKSIERMLMGGIYDQVRGGMHRYSTDNNWTVPHFEKMLYDQAGLLKLLAKTSMLYPSPLIFDGIFNTLEYLKAEMLNEEENFFFSAQDADSEGVEGLYFTYTQQEFEDALGRFDTEDEALTKNMEKLKEWFGVTEKGNFDSGLNVLTINNQKAQEIFTPESWDLIRNAKKALLNERKLRIPPMTDNKGIASWNFHMISALSDVMQFTQIPAIRSAASTLFNRIVEGTYKKFLETTPKGMRLRHTTTRPVGVSLLEDYVFFAEAQLRIYELSGNTVFKENLKDTLGFIIKDFLVDGRLKSRAIRDQDAELYPNQDFTSFDQSFRSPVSTLIQLVRRSSVLFGEVDMLEDIKELMENVTHDVLKNPAGSGEGLRALSYPANAYKVIKCPKAWLTNQEFAGFICYFLPRFVFDFHEDKGERWEICGTNECEMTGEGLDHFIETLKPNQPQATNE; translated from the coding sequence ATGACAGATATTGGATTTAATCGATTAAAGGATGAAGAATCAACATATTTAAAACAGCATAAGGACAACCCTGTCCACTGGTATGCTTGGGGACCAGAGGCCCTAACAAAAGCAAAGGAAGATAATAAACCAATCTTTCTATCAATTGGTTATAGCTCATGTCATTGGTGTCATGTCATGGCAGAAGAGTCATTTTGTGATGAGGAAACAGCAAAGTATCTAAATGAGCATTTCATCAATATTAAAGTTGATCGTGAAGAGCATCCAGATATCGACAATTATTATCAACAAGCATGTCAATTGTTTACAAACGGTGGTGGCTGGCCATTAAGCGCGTTTCTTATGCCTAACTTAAGGCCATATTTTGTTGGAACGTACTTTCCTAAAGAAGCAAAAGGAAAATCAACTGCATTTAAAGATGTTCTAAAAGAACTTGTTAGGGCCTATAACGAAGAGGTTGAAACAGTTACTGAGAATTCGAATAAAGCTTTTGAGGCAATTGAAAAAGGCTTTATCTCACCAGAGAAGGTAGACTTCCAGGGGCACTTCCCTCACCCAAATTCAGTAATGGATGTTCTTGAGCAATTTAAAGATAATGAAAACGGCGGTTTTGGAGAGGCTCCAAAGTTTCCACAACTAGCATTCTATGAATGGGCCATCGAGCAAATGCTTGAGGGTGTCGTTAAGAAAGAACATGGTGAGCATATAATAAAATCCATTGAAAGAATGCTTATGGGTGGTATCTACGACCAAGTTCGAGGTGGAATGCATCGCTATAGTACAGATAATAACTGGACTGTACCTCACTTTGAAAAGATGCTCTATGACCAAGCTGGTCTTTTAAAGCTTCTTGCAAAAACAAGTATGCTCTACCCATCACCTTTAATCTTTGATGGTATCTTTAATACGCTTGAGTACTTAAAAGCAGAAATGCTTAATGAAGAAGAAAACTTTTTCTTCTCTGCCCAAGATGCTGACAGTGAAGGAGTCGAAGGACTATATTTCACATATACTCAACAAGAGTTTGAAGATGCACTAGGACGATTCGATACAGAAGATGAAGCCCTTACTAAGAATATGGAAAAATTAAAAGAATGGTTTGGCGTAACAGAAAAAGGAAACTTTGATTCTGGCTTAAATGTTTTAACTATTAATAACCAAAAGGCCCAAGAAATTTTCACACCTGAGTCTTGGGACTTAATTAGAAATGCTAAAAAAGCATTATTAAATGAAAGAAAACTACGTATTCCTCCTATGACAGATAATAAAGGGATCGCAAGTTGGAACTTTCATATGATCTCTGCACTTTCAGATGTAATGCAATTTACTCAAATTCCAGCAATAAGAAGTGCAGCAAGTACTCTATTTAATCGTATCGTAGAAGGAACATATAAGAAGTTCCTTGAAACAACACCAAAAGGAATGCGACTAAGACATACAACAACACGTCCAGTTGGAGTTTCACTACTAGAAGACTACGTATTCTTTGCTGAAGCACAATTAAGAATTTATGAGCTTAGTGGGAATACTGTATTTAAAGAAAACCTAAAAGATACTTTAGGTTTTATTATAAAAGACTTCTTAGTAGATGGACGTCTAAAGTCACGAGCAATAAGAGATCAAGATGCGGAACTTTATCCAAATCAAGACTTCACAAGTTTTGATCAATCATTCCGCTCACCTGTTAGCACACTTATTCAACTTGTAAGAAGATCAAGTGTACTATTTGGTGAAGTCGATATGCTTGAAGATATCAAAGAGCTTATGGAAAATGTAACTCACGATGTACTAAAAAACCCAGCGGGATCAGGAGAAGGTCTAAGAGCGCTTTCATATCCAGCAAATGCTTATAAGGTAATTAAATGTCCAAAAGCATGGCTCACAAATCAAGAGTTTGCAGGTTTTATCTGCTACTTCCTTCCACGTTTTGTTTTCGACTTCCACGAAGACAAAGGTGAAAGATGGGAAATTTGCGGAACAAATGAATGTGAGATGACTGGTGAAGGACTAGATCACTTCATTGAAACTTTAAAGCCAAACCAACCACAGGCAACAAATGAGTAG
- the cmk gene encoding (d)CMP kinase yields MTYSSVIAIDGPSGSGKSTVAKLLAKELGILYIDTGAMFRALGLAAHDADVDLHDHQAVEKFLKEIKLEYGQADALVKVDGKDLSQRIREHHVSKLASIISQIPVVRTMLLDFQRSIAKEKVCVMEGRDIGTIVFPDAFIKFFVTASIDIRAQRRYDQLIEKGQSDIDLEQLIKDVKKRDEKDMGREVAPLVKADDATLVDTSEMDISKVISTLKQDVHARAKEVGIDL; encoded by the coding sequence ATGACATATTCATCAGTTATTGCCATTGATGGCCCAAGTGGAAGTGGTAAATCAACTGTTGCAAAACTATTGGCCAAGGAATTGGGGATTCTCTATATCGACACTGGAGCGATGTTTAGAGCGTTAGGCTTAGCTGCCCATGATGCCGATGTTGATCTTCATGATCACCAAGCAGTAGAAAAATTCTTAAAAGAAATCAAACTCGAGTACGGACAAGCTGATGCTCTTGTAAAAGTCGATGGTAAGGACTTAAGTCAAAGAATACGTGAGCACCACGTATCAAAGCTTGCCTCTATTATTTCACAAATTCCTGTCGTAAGAACTATGCTTCTTGATTTCCAAAGATCAATAGCTAAGGAAAAAGTGTGTGTCATGGAAGGCCGAGATATCGGTACAATTGTGTTTCCAGATGCTTTTATTAAGTTCTTTGTTACAGCTTCAATAGATATTAGAGCACAAAGAAGATACGACCAACTAATAGAGAAAGGTCAAAGTGATATCGATCTAGAACAACTTATAAAAGATGTAAAAAAACGAGATGAAAAAGATATGGGTCGAGAAGTTGCTCCTCTTGTTAAAGCAGACGATGCAACACTTGTTGATACTAGCGAGATGGATATCTCAAAAGTTATCTCAACTCTAAAACAAGACGTTCATGCTCGTGCAAAAGAGGTTGGAATAGATCTGTGA
- a CDS encoding CoA transferase: protein MSSTHERPLAGKTIIDFSHRLPGPLAGKLLAGLGADVIKIEDAKFKDPFIYGLFAEMDNSFPKWYEELNANKTILRLDFNNEAAQEQIRETIFKADAIIMGIPKKIQQKLGITIEDIQKNVKQSFAAVIPLASKEAMSHMHDLNALAMTGLLSLHLRNINSVEDVAPPFLPLAGINFGQKMAFDLLGAMYKSKESNKVETINSYLYESTQEVFDAFWPKDIRDTDHKFLHNGLYPCYNIYQTKDSHFVVMACVEEKFWQSFREAFSFEASDEDRFKTDGSIHKRLKDLFGEMTSQQVKEKLGSLDICINLIK, encoded by the coding sequence ATGAGTAGTACACACGAAAGGCCATTGGCCGGAAAAACGATTATAGACTTTTCACATCGCCTACCAGGGCCACTTGCAGGGAAATTACTTGCAGGCCTTGGAGCTGATGTAATCAAGATAGAAGATGCAAAGTTTAAGGACCCATTTATCTATGGCCTATTTGCAGAAATGGATAATTCTTTTCCTAAGTGGTACGAAGAATTGAATGCAAATAAAACGATTCTAAGACTAGACTTCAATAATGAGGCTGCACAAGAACAGATTAGAGAAACAATCTTTAAGGCCGATGCCATAATTATGGGTATTCCAAAAAAGATTCAACAAAAGCTTGGTATCACAATTGAAGACATACAAAAGAATGTAAAACAAAGCTTTGCAGCAGTGATTCCACTTGCCTCAAAAGAGGCCATGAGCCACATGCATGACCTTAATGCACTGGCCATGACAGGTCTACTTAGTCTTCATCTGCGAAATATTAATTCTGTTGAAGATGTGGCCCCGCCGTTCTTACCTCTTGCAGGTATTAACTTTGGACAAAAAATGGCATTTGATCTTCTTGGAGCAATGTATAAGTCTAAAGAATCAAATAAAGTTGAAACAATAAACTCATATCTTTATGAATCAACTCAAGAAGTATTTGATGCATTTTGGCCGAAAGATATTAGAGATACAGATCACAAGTTTCTCCATAATGGACTCTACCCTTGTTACAATATCTACCAAACAAAAGATTCACACTTTGTCGTTATGGCATGTGTAGAAGAGAAATTTTGGCAATCATTTAGAGAAGCATTTTCATTTGAAGCAAGTGATGAAGATCGTTTTAAGACTGATGGCTCAATTCATAAAAGGCTTAAAGACCTTTTCGGTGAGATGACTTCCCAACAAGTCAAAGAAAAGCTGGGAAGCCTTGATATCTGTATTAACCTAATAAAGTAA
- a CDS encoding DUF4416 family protein, producing the protein MSDLRPATDALLFISVLYNHKKCNLEDIIATLGSGYERPIIFKHDFFPMKEYYSKEMGEELSRSFIFYPKPISREELVSIKVYCDELEKGHQQTSGRSFNLDPGLITLDQVLLSSGKPYSHRIYLKDGVYAELTYQFKANSYHQLEWTYPDYQHPEIIQQFNWFRSFLLAL; encoded by the coding sequence TTGAGTGATTTAAGGCCAGCTACAGATGCATTGCTATTTATTAGCGTTCTCTATAATCATAAGAAGTGTAATTTAGAAGATATCATTGCCACTTTGGGAAGTGGTTATGAACGACCTATTATTTTTAAGCACGATTTTTTTCCAATGAAAGAGTATTATAGTAAGGAGATGGGTGAGGAGCTATCACGCTCTTTTATTTTCTATCCTAAGCCTATTTCTCGTGAAGAGCTTGTTAGCATTAAGGTATATTGTGATGAGCTTGAAAAAGGTCATCAGCAAACAAGTGGCCGATCGTTCAATCTTGATCCTGGTCTTATAACTCTTGATCAAGTTCTATTAAGTAGTGGTAAACCATACTCTCATCGAATCTATCTAAAAGACGGCGTTTACGCAGAACTAACTTATCAGTTTAAAGCAAATAGCTACCATCAATTAGAGTGGACATATCCTGATTACCAGCATCCCGAAATCATCCAGCAATTTAACTGGTTTCGCTCATTTTTATTGGCACTTTAA
- the pheT gene encoding phenylalanine--tRNA ligase subunit beta, whose protein sequence is MLISIDWIKDFVKVPDLDANEIGSKFTLATAEVEDVLSVGDHLEAITVVEVLEKEKHPEADKLNLVTFTNGKDKFQVVCGAANVRVGMRTAYAPLGITLPNGLTLEPKKIRGVLSEGMLCSEEELGFAEDSAGIIELDKVFDNPELGKNMLELYNEKKDVLLDVDNKSLTHRPDLWGHFGIAREFATIFENELQNPFNESWSKDLKSKFSSDSAPMKIKVEEGTSCLGYFGLSVDNVKVGESPLWMKKRLQAVGLRPINNIVDISNYVMLELGIPLHIFDREKISGDTVVITSLKDETEFTTLDEEKRKLVAGDTVIGDSDKPLVLAGIMGGLNSGVDENTSKIFIEVANWKAAEVRKTSTRLGLRTDSSSRYEKTLDSLMLERTLLRTLEYILKENPEAKVIGDIQYDGPNLSEIKPVSIESSATKINKALGKEVSFDEMKRIFTSLDIQIEGSADKFIAHIPSYRATKDIETGSCLVEEIGRVIGFDNIAPTSPKLDISPVKLSPAQKLHRSMKNFMVNHASAFEVMTYPMIGPKLLKKAMYDHKGGLELINALSKDAALMRESLVPSFLEAAAANAKNSSAFKFFEIGRTYHANDKDFVKEESVYGALYFDKESTPFMDLLNDTTRLLDSVNINYQLNDRNPKFKSNAVDEDWNGIHPYEFYNLRIQGKMDGVIFSVHPLVLKQFKIKGNVSIALVNMSAFESRPQKDKVKYQPLAKFPGSTFDCTVEVSEEVAVGDILKSLSKLKIKELTSTTIADIYKHDNMKSVTLRSEFLDPNSTLSGEFITEASNKIVETLEKNGFPLKK, encoded by the coding sequence ATGTTAATTAGTATCGATTGGATTAAAGACTTCGTAAAAGTTCCAGACTTAGATGCAAATGAAATTGGATCAAAATTTACTCTGGCTACAGCAGAAGTAGAAGATGTTCTCTCTGTAGGAGATCACTTAGAAGCTATTACTGTTGTTGAAGTATTAGAAAAAGAAAAGCACCCTGAAGCTGATAAGCTTAATCTTGTTACATTCACAAATGGAAAGGATAAGTTTCAAGTTGTTTGTGGTGCTGCAAACGTTCGCGTTGGCATGCGTACTGCATATGCTCCATTGGGTATTACATTACCAAATGGATTAACTCTTGAGCCAAAGAAGATTCGTGGCGTTTTATCTGAAGGAATGCTTTGTTCTGAAGAAGAGCTTGGTTTCGCTGAAGACTCTGCAGGGATCATTGAGCTTGATAAGGTTTTTGATAACCCAGAGCTTGGTAAGAATATGCTTGAGCTTTATAATGAAAAGAAAGATGTTCTTTTAGATGTAGATAATAAGTCTTTAACTCACAGACCAGATCTTTGGGGACATTTTGGTATTGCTCGTGAATTTGCAACGATTTTTGAAAATGAGTTACAAAACCCATTTAATGAATCTTGGTCAAAGGATTTAAAGTCTAAATTCTCTAGTGATTCAGCTCCAATGAAAATTAAAGTTGAAGAAGGAACAAGTTGCCTTGGTTACTTTGGCCTTAGTGTCGATAATGTAAAAGTAGGAGAGTCTCCTCTTTGGATGAAGAAACGCCTTCAAGCTGTTGGCCTTCGTCCTATTAATAATATCGTTGATATCTCTAATTACGTTATGCTTGAGCTAGGGATTCCTCTACATATCTTTGATCGTGAAAAGATTAGTGGTGATACTGTTGTAATCACTTCTCTAAAAGATGAAACTGAATTTACAACTCTTGATGAAGAAAAACGCAAGCTTGTTGCAGGAGATACTGTAATTGGTGATAGTGATAAGCCTCTTGTTCTTGCAGGTATTATGGGCGGGCTTAATAGTGGAGTTGATGAAAACACTTCTAAAATTTTCATTGAAGTCGCTAATTGGAAAGCTGCTGAAGTTAGAAAAACATCAACACGTTTAGGTCTTCGTACAGACTCTTCATCTCGTTATGAAAAAACTCTTGATTCTTTAATGCTAGAGAGAACACTACTAAGAACTCTAGAATATATTCTAAAAGAAAACCCTGAAGCTAAAGTTATTGGTGATATTCAATATGATGGCCCTAATCTTTCAGAGATTAAACCAGTATCAATTGAATCAAGTGCTACAAAAATTAATAAGGCACTTGGTAAAGAAGTTTCTTTTGATGAAATGAAGAGAATCTTTACAAGCTTAGATATTCAAATTGAGGGAAGTGCTGACAAGTTTATTGCACATATTCCAAGTTATCGAGCTACGAAAGATATTGAAACAGGATCATGTCTTGTGGAAGAAATTGGACGTGTTATCGGCTTTGATAATATTGCTCCGACTTCTCCAAAACTTGATATCTCTCCAGTAAAACTCTCACCAGCACAGAAACTTCACCGTAGCATGAAGAACTTTATGGTTAATCATGCAAGTGCTTTTGAAGTCATGACATATCCTATGATTGGTCCAAAACTTTTAAAGAAAGCAATGTATGATCACAAAGGTGGTTTAGAGCTTATTAATGCCCTTTCTAAAGACGCTGCACTTATGCGAGAGTCATTAGTCCCAAGTTTCTTAGAAGCAGCTGCGGCCAATGCTAAGAACTCTAGTGCATTCAAATTCTTTGAGATTGGTCGTACGTATCATGCAAATGATAAAGACTTTGTTAAAGAAGAGAGTGTGTATGGGGCACTTTATTTTGATAAAGAATCAACACCGTTCATGGATCTCTTAAACGATACAACTCGCTTACTTGATAGTGTTAATATTAATTATCAATTAAATGATCGTAACCCTAAGTTTAAAAGTAATGCCGTTGATGAAGATTGGAATGGTATTCATCCTTACGAATTTTATAACTTAAGAATTCAAGGAAAGATGGATGGTGTAATCTTCTCTGTACATCCTCTAGTGCTAAAACAATTTAAGATTAAAGGTAATGTTTCTATTGCTCTTGTTAATATGAGTGCTTTTGAATCGCGTCCACAAAAAGATAAAGTAAAGTATCAACCGCTAGCAAAATTCCCTGGTTCTACTTTTGACTGTACAGTTGAAGTAAGTGAAGAAGTCGCTGTAGGTGATATCTTAAAGAGTTTATCTAAACTTAAGATTAAAGAATTAACTTCTACAACTATTGCAGACATTTATAAGCACGATAATATGAAGTCAGTAACATTAAGAAGTGAGTTCTTGGATCCAAATAGCACTTTATCTGGAGAATTTATTACTGAAGCAAGTAATAAGATCGTTGAAACTCTCGAAAAAAATGGTTTTCCACTAAAAAAATAG
- a CDS encoding bifunctional heptose 7-phosphate kinase/heptose 1-phosphate adenyltransferase — MTKLISPQRFDAIVSNLSNIKPILVVGDVGIDKYTSGVVNRISPEAPVPLVEVQKEWQKLGLSANVSENLKTLGVESTLCGVMGDDLNANVLEDLLEEAGLSTWGVVRCEERPTVFKERIVTDHQQICRIDYESKKPISEDVEKRLIGRINELKENHGALILEDYSKGVLTESLISRLVNEFKESKSLIAVDPSRTTPPLFYKGVSLLKPNHVEAKLMVNQLGYSQDMQVEEIADILVDKLQLEKIIITLGARGMAMLDTKGDGKLHMIPTVANEVYDVSGAGDTTISLLVACLEAGGSLEEAAWVANCGAGVVVGKVGTATVSQDELRNYYEVLKEKMK; from the coding sequence ATGACAAAATTAATTTCACCTCAACGCTTTGATGCAATTGTATCTAACCTTAGTAATATCAAACCGATCTTAGTGGTTGGAGATGTCGGGATCGATAAGTATACATCTGGAGTCGTTAATCGAATTTCCCCAGAGGCACCTGTTCCTTTAGTTGAAGTACAAAAGGAATGGCAAAAGCTTGGTCTTTCAGCAAACGTATCAGAAAACTTAAAGACCTTGGGAGTAGAGTCTACTCTTTGTGGAGTAATGGGTGATGATCTTAACGCTAATGTTCTTGAGGATCTTCTAGAGGAAGCAGGGCTTTCTACATGGGGAGTTGTTCGTTGCGAAGAAAGGCCAACTGTTTTTAAAGAAAGAATTGTCACTGATCACCAACAAATATGTCGTATCGATTACGAATCAAAGAAGCCAATTAGTGAAGATGTTGAAAAGAGACTAATTGGGCGAATTAACGAGTTAAAAGAAAACCATGGTGCCCTTATCTTAGAGGATTACTCTAAAGGGGTTCTCACTGAAAGTCTTATTTCAAGACTTGTTAATGAATTTAAAGAATCAAAGAGTTTAATCGCTGTTGACCCAAGTCGCACTACACCTCCATTATTTTACAAAGGGGTTTCTCTTCTTAAACCAAATCATGTTGAGGCCAAGTTAATGGTAAATCAATTAGGCTACTCGCAGGATATGCAGGTTGAAGAAATTGCCGATATTCTAGTCGATAAGTTGCAGCTAGAAAAAATCATCATCACTCTAGGAGCACGTGGCATGGCAATGCTTGATACTAAAGGTGATGGTAAGCTACATATGATTCCAACTGTTGCAAACGAAGTTTATGATGTTTCTGGTGCAGGAGATACGACGATCTCACTTCTTGTTGCCTGTTTAGAAGCAGGGGGCAGTCTTGAGGAAGCAGCATGGGTTGCCAATTGTGGTGCTGGTGTTGTTGTTGGAAAAGTAGGAACGGCAACTGTTTCTCAAGATGAGCTAAGAAATTACTACGAAGTTCTTAAAGAAAAGATGAAATAG
- a CDS encoding glycosyltransferase family 9 protein, whose translation MKYLISRTDAIGSNILTMPMAQAIKEMDPNATVAFITSKTSAVLFKNHPYVDKVFILDRASSYPKKVKKSLQIFNEYKPDVYLYTGGSQTPNFVAWLKKIPFRGGHLKRWQSNFTLNRAIRQVRSEVEGHEVFYNLALLGELENYSKIQDKEYLPFFNFKESDSDISDFNKELEAQGLDSTKELIFIHPGASEGILSWPAKNFATFIKRINNIYPNRFNFIISHIPSDMKYVAPIKNELVDHEEKNIFYFDGKKGGIVNFLNILKHAKLFIGPSSGAIQMAAALEVALIAIFSPIKSQSSLRWGAKGKGFIKNITPNVVCGEPDTCLGIECPYYDCMAKLEEDRVIEIAKSVLNK comes from the coding sequence GTGAAATATCTCATCAGTCGTACTGACGCCATTGGATCAAATATACTTACAATGCCAATGGCACAGGCCATAAAAGAAATGGACCCAAATGCGACTGTTGCCTTTATAACGTCAAAAACTTCTGCTGTGCTTTTTAAGAACCATCCTTATGTTGATAAGGTTTTTATTTTAGATCGAGCAAGCTCCTATCCAAAGAAAGTAAAAAAGTCTCTGCAAATATTTAATGAATATAAGCCAGATGTCTATCTGTATACAGGAGGCTCTCAAACGCCAAACTTTGTTGCCTGGCTCAAAAAGATACCTTTTCGCGGAGGTCATTTAAAGAGATGGCAATCAAACTTCACTTTAAATCGAGCGATTAGACAAGTACGCTCTGAGGTTGAAGGACATGAAGTTTTCTATAACCTGGCCTTACTTGGTGAGCTTGAAAATTATTCAAAAATTCAAGATAAAGAATATCTGCCATTTTTTAATTTTAAAGAAAGTGATTCAGATATAAGTGACTTTAATAAAGAATTAGAGGCACAAGGACTTGATTCTACTAAAGAGCTTATCTTCATACATCCGGGTGCATCTGAGGGGATTTTAAGTTGGCCTGCGAAGAATTTTGCAACTTTTATCAAAAGAATTAACAACATCTATCCTAACCGATTTAATTTCATTATTTCTCATATACCTTCAGATATGAAGTATGTGGCACCAATAAAGAATGAGCTGGTGGATCATGAAGAAAAAAACATATTTTACTTTGATGGAAAGAAAGGTGGAATTGTTAACTTTCTAAATATCTTAAAACACGCTAAACTATTTATCGGGCCAAGCTCTGGAGCAATTCAGATGGCCGCAGCTCTTGAAGTGGCGTTAATTGCAATTTTTTCTCCCATCAAGAGTCAATCTTCTTTACGCTGGGGAGCAAAAGGTAAGGGCTTTATTAAAAATATTACGCCAAATGTTGTATGTGGTGAGCCTGATACATGCCTAGGAATAGAGTGTCCTTATTATGATTGTATGGCAAAATTAGAAGAAGATAGAGTAATTGAAATAGCAAAATCAGTTTTAAATAAATAA
- a CDS encoding lytic transglycosylase domain-containing protein, whose translation MKASSERYNSHLEHFSAYCMNVRSLFILGLCAVTAVISFDFFWTPATKNFRDLGLLAGISSEGKAFTPYNTYNFKDTNPFFKRLHLGYLSSIDKKTLEDALIDHMEHPIDKRAKKYISSLLHFAEQRQLDPLWVISIAWTESHFNPKAQSYVKAQGLMQIMPKTGVFLHKLLKRSLNKEDIIQILRVPHVNMELGVYYLSRLYKRFGLYRYATVAYNMGPGFVRRSLRYNRPVGIKNVYYDKVKKNYKKLLAAVDSLREKSREYGHESIIHVKNHTFDINYYLGLDIVPTKEELKLASKDMKNSRLAKN comes from the coding sequence ATGAAAGCTTCGAGTGAGCGATATAACTCACATCTTGAACATTTTAGTGCTTACTGCATGAACGTAAGATCTTTGTTTATTTTAGGTCTGTGTGCAGTGACGGCCGTGATTTCTTTTGACTTCTTTTGGACGCCAGCAACGAAAAATTTTCGTGATCTAGGTCTACTTGCAGGAATCTCTTCTGAGGGGAAAGCCTTCACTCCTTATAATACTTATAATTTTAAGGATACAAACCCATTCTTTAAAAGACTTCATTTAGGATACCTTTCTTCAATCGATAAAAAGACTCTTGAAGACGCTCTTATCGATCATATGGAACATCCAATAGATAAAAGAGCTAAGAAATATATTTCTTCGCTTCTACACTTTGCTGAACAAAGACAACTTGATCCTCTTTGGGTAATTTCAATTGCATGGACAGAAAGTCATTTTAATCCGAAGGCCCAAAGTTATGTAAAGGCACAAGGTTTAATGCAGATTATGCCAAAGACAGGAGTATTTCTTCATAAGCTTCTTAAAAGATCACTAAATAAAGAAGATATTATTCAAATCTTACGTGTTCCTCATGTGAATATGGAGCTAGGCGTATATTATTTAAGTCGTCTTTATAAGAGATTTGGTCTTTATCGTTATGCAACTGTTGCATATAACATGGGACCAGGCTTTGTTCGTCGTAGTCTTCGTTATAATCGTCCAGTAGGAATCAAGAATGTCTATTACGACAAGGTAAAGAAGAATTACAAGAAATTGCTAGCAGCTGTTGACTCGCTAAGAGAAAAATCACGTGAATACGGTCACGAGAGTATAATTCACGTAAAAAATCATACTTTTGACATTAATTACTATTTAGGTCTTGATATTGTTCCAACTAAGGAAGAACTAAAGCTAGCTAGTAAAGATATGAAAAACTCACGCCTTGCGAAAAACTAA
- the pheS gene encoding phenylalanine--tRNA ligase subunit alpha has product MIDKLNEAYEKFQAEIETLSAQADVLSLKSSYLGKKGAVSEILKSLKDATPEERKEIGPKANEIKQEIEKLVAKKLSDIELAQINEKLSKNKIDITFTDAVKAKNNNHGGFHPRTLVQQEVEDIFLSMGFEVLDGPHIETEFYNFEALNIPGDHPARDMQDTFWFKDEKSPEGNKHLLRTHTSTIQVRGMQSRKPPFRFIAPGTVFRCERTDASHEMVFQQLEGMMVGKDISVSNLIYFMKEILTEIFKKDVEVRLRPGYFPFVEPGFELDIKCQVCSGKGCSVCKQVGWVELLPCGMVHPNVLRAGGIDPEEYNGFAFGLGLDRLVMMKYGIDDIRHLQSGDLRFNSQFKEY; this is encoded by the coding sequence ATGATTGATAAGCTAAATGAGGCTTATGAAAAGTTTCAAGCTGAAATTGAAACTCTTAGTGCACAAGCAGATGTTTTATCTCTTAAGTCGAGTTACCTTGGGAAAAAAGGTGCCGTTTCTGAGATCCTTAAATCACTAAAGGATGCAACTCCAGAAGAGAGAAAAGAGATTGGACCAAAAGCAAATGAAATTAAACAAGAAATTGAGAAATTAGTTGCTAAGAAGCTTTCAGATATTGAATTAGCTCAAATAAATGAAAAACTTAGTAAAAATAAGATCGATATTACTTTTACAGATGCTGTAAAGGCCAAAAATAATAATCATGGTGGATTTCACCCAAGAACTCTAGTTCAGCAAGAAGTAGAAGATATTTTCTTATCAATGGGCTTTGAGGTCCTTGATGGCCCACATATTGAAACTGAATTCTATAACTTTGAGGCACTCAATATCCCAGGAGATCACCCTGCACGAGATATGCAAGATACTTTCTGGTTTAAAGATGAGAAATCTCCTGAAGGTAATAAGCACCTTCTTAGAACTCACACGTCAACAATTCAGGTCAGAGGGATGCAGTCTCGCAAGCCTCCATTCCGCTTTATTGCTCCAGGAACTGTATTTCGTTGTGAAAGAACAGATGCTTCTCATGAGATGGTCTTCCAACAATTAGAAGGAATGATGGTTGGAAAAGATATTTCTGTTTCAAACCTAATCTACTTCATGAAAGAAATCCTAACGGAGATCTTCAAAAAAGACGTCGAAGTTAGACTTCGCCCTGGATACTTCCCGTTTGTTGAGCCTGGATTTGAGCTTGATATTAAATGCCAAGTCTGTAGCGGTAAGGGATGCTCTGTTTGTAAACAAGTTGGTTGGGTCGAGCTACTTCCATGTGGGATGGTTCATCCAAATGTTCTAAGAGCAGGTGGCATAGATCCTGAAGAATATAATGGATTTGCATTTGGTCTTGGTTTAGATCGACTTGTAATGATGAAGTATGGGATTGATGATATCCGCCACCTACAATCAGGTGATCTAAGATTTAATTCACAATTTAAAGAATATTAG